One part of the Sarcophilus harrisii chromosome 5, mSarHar1.11, whole genome shotgun sequence genome encodes these proteins:
- the LOC100927704 gene encoding olfactory receptor 2AP1-like, producing MGNETKITEFILQGLTDIEDLQMVVFLLLLLAYLITISGNLTIITLTLLDTRLQTPMYFFLRNLSCLEIWFQTVIVPKMLVNIATGTKTISFAGCITQDFFHIFLGATEFFLLTAMSYDRYIAICKPLHYPILMSSKICTQLILTCWLAGFSVIIIPLVLTSQLPFCDSHINHFFCDYTPLMEVVCTGPKVLEMVDFTLALVALLSTLMLITLSYVQIIRTIIKIPSSQERRKAFSTCSSHAIVVSMCYGSCFFMYVKPSPGKGVDLNKGVSLINTIIAPLMNPFIYTLRNQQVKQVVKDLIKKFTRLQNR from the coding sequence ATGGGCAATGAAACCAAAATAACTGAGTTCATCCTCCAAGGATTAACAGATATTGAGGACCTGCAGATGGTAGTTTTCCTGCTCCTGCTGCTAGCCTACCTGATAACAATTTCTGGCAACTTGACCATTATCACTCTGACACTATTGGACACTCGCCTACAGACTCCAATGTATTTCTTCCTCCGGAACCTATCCTGTTTAGAAATCTGGTTCCAAACAGTCATTGTTCCCAAAATGTTGGTCAACATCGCCACAGGGACCAAGACTATTAGTTTTGCTGGCTGTATCACCCAAGacttcttccatatttttctggGGGCCACTGAATTCTTTCTCCTCACTGCCATGTCATATGACCGCTACATTGCCATCTGCAAGCCCCTTCACTATCCAATCCTCATGAGCAGCAAAATCTGCACACAGCTCATCCTCACCTGTTGGTTAGCTGGCTTCTCTGTCATCATTATCCCTCTGGTCCTGACGAGCCAGCTCCCCTTCTGTGACTCTCACATCAATCACTTCTTCTGTGACTATACtcctctgatggaagtggtttgCACTGGGCCAAAGGTCCTGGAGATGGTAGACTTCACTTTGGCCTTGGTAGCCCTCCTCAGCACCTTGATGTTGATCACTCTGTCTTATGTCCAGATCATCCGGACAATCATTAAAATCCCATCATCCCAAGAGAGGAGAAAAGCTTTCTCCACCTGCTCCTCTCATGCTATTGTTGTCTCCATGTGCTATGGCAGCTGTTTCTTCATGTATGTAAAACCTTCTCCAGGCAAAGGAGTTGATCTCAACAAGGGAGTTTCATTGATCAATACAATCATTGCTCCCCTCATGAATCCCTTCATCTACACCCTCAGGAATCAGCAAGTCAAGCAGGTGGTGAAAGACTTAATTAAGAAGTTTACTCGACTCCAAAACAGGtaa